One Kitasatospora sp. MAP12-44 DNA segment encodes these proteins:
- a CDS encoding right-handed parallel beta-helix repeat-containing protein: MTRHVLTVCAEQRDGGYRTIGEALEAARSGAVISVRPGRYEENLVITKMVTITAEDVRGSVRISPRRGAVVQVVAEAVQLTGLVLQGQDEELPAIDVPRGQAALEDCEVVGNSWTAVLTRQQGALAMRGCRVVNPVGAGIVETSTGASVIEDCVIEHLGTSAVVIGERANPVVRNCVMRDARGNGVCANGEARGVIEDCEISATDKPAVALEENSSTRVLRTAVRDTAVGVYVSSSARVTLEDCTITGTQGHAVVLAAGTDPVLRRCRTARSTGHGLHIGGRSRGTFEECEVNGADGTGIWVGESASPSLTRTAVRDCGDAGVELVGESAAEFDRVEIRDVAGPGVSIREGANPLLRRLNVVDARGHGVEVLADGRGRLEASEITSAGLAGVRIADGGNTYLGGTTVRGSGGAGVSVGAEGIGALRDCDVIDSGAEGLLVEHGGELTATRTLARGSRRHGALLADGSRAALNTCELTDNTLDGIRIESVEAVRITDCTVTGNRGAGLRQTKPSNRLAVENLTSAENASTDAHGSATAQAEPGGSGGSGSEQGEGQEQSGEQAGAVEEPKGPLAVLESLVGLEGVKEQVATLVNLNKLAKRREQAGMPALPMSRHLIFAGPPGTGKTTVARLYGAVLAELGVLRSGHLTEVARVDLVAAIIGGTAIKTTEVFMQALGGVLFIDEAYALSAGSNGGSGPDFGREAIDTLVKLMEDHRDDIVVVVAGYSEEMQGFLSSNPGLASRFSRTVEFQNYAPAELTTIVERAADAHGYELADGTRDALAELFERMPKGADFGNGRAARKVFEEMVDRQASRLAQVAELGDADLAVLMPQDVGAEAAAAVAAALAELAGEAPAAARTELLDELRSMVGLPAAKEQVEDLVNLIKQVRRREEAGLPTAKISHHLVFAGPPGTGKTTVARLYGRLLAELGVLPGGQLIETARSDLVGRFVGHTAQLTKEAFERARGGVLFIDEAYTLTPRGGSGNDFGQEAVDTLMKLMEDHRDEVVVIVAGYEEEMQGFLASNPGLASRFSRQIAFEHYADDELVTIVRLQAESAGYVCAPETLAALHTLFGELPRDRTFGNGRTARQTLESMITRQAGRLSRLEIDDLSELSLLLPQDIPVQRTGSAA; this comes from the coding sequence ATGACGCGCCATGTGCTGACGGTCTGTGCGGAGCAGCGGGACGGCGGCTACCGCACGATCGGGGAGGCCCTGGAGGCGGCACGCAGCGGAGCGGTGATCAGCGTCCGGCCGGGCAGGTACGAGGAGAACCTGGTGATCACCAAGATGGTGACCATCACCGCCGAGGACGTGCGCGGCAGCGTCCGGATCTCCCCCCGGCGCGGCGCGGTGGTCCAAGTGGTCGCCGAGGCCGTGCAGTTGACCGGACTGGTGCTGCAGGGGCAGGACGAGGAGCTGCCGGCCATCGACGTCCCGCGCGGGCAGGCGGCGCTGGAGGACTGCGAGGTGGTCGGTAACTCGTGGACGGCCGTGCTGACCCGCCAGCAGGGCGCGCTCGCGATGCGCGGCTGCCGGGTGGTCAACCCGGTCGGGGCGGGCATCGTGGAGACCTCCACCGGTGCCAGCGTGATCGAGGACTGCGTGATCGAGCACCTGGGCACCTCCGCCGTGGTGATCGGCGAGCGGGCCAACCCGGTGGTGCGCAACTGCGTCATGCGCGACGCGCGCGGCAACGGCGTCTGCGCCAACGGCGAGGCGCGCGGGGTGATCGAGGACTGCGAGATCTCGGCGACCGACAAGCCGGCCGTCGCACTGGAGGAGAACAGCTCGACGCGCGTTCTGCGTACCGCCGTCCGGGACACCGCGGTCGGCGTCTACGTCAGCTCCTCGGCTCGGGTGACGCTGGAGGACTGCACGATCACCGGCACCCAGGGCCACGCCGTGGTGCTGGCCGCCGGGACCGACCCGGTGCTGCGCCGCTGCCGCACCGCCCGCAGCACCGGCCACGGCCTGCACATCGGCGGCCGCTCGCGCGGCACCTTCGAGGAGTGCGAGGTGAACGGGGCCGATGGCACCGGCATCTGGGTGGGGGAGTCCGCGAGCCCCTCGCTGACCCGCACCGCCGTCCGGGACTGCGGCGACGCCGGCGTCGAGCTGGTCGGCGAGAGCGCCGCCGAGTTCGACCGCGTGGAGATCCGCGACGTGGCCGGCCCGGGGGTGAGCATCCGGGAGGGGGCCAACCCGCTGCTGCGCCGACTCAACGTGGTCGACGCGCGCGGCCACGGCGTGGAGGTGCTGGCCGACGGGCGCGGCCGGCTGGAGGCGTCCGAGATCACCTCGGCCGGCCTGGCGGGGGTGCGGATCGCCGACGGCGGCAACACCTACCTGGGCGGGACGACGGTGCGCGGCTCGGGCGGGGCCGGCGTCTCGGTCGGAGCGGAGGGCATCGGCGCGCTGCGCGACTGCGACGTGATCGACTCCGGCGCCGAGGGCCTACTGGTCGAGCACGGTGGCGAGTTGACGGCCACCCGCACGTTGGCGCGCGGCAGCCGCCGGCACGGCGCGCTGCTGGCGGACGGCAGCCGGGCCGCCCTGAACACCTGCGAGCTGACGGACAACACCCTGGACGGCATCCGGATCGAGTCCGTCGAGGCGGTCCGGATCACCGACTGCACGGTGACCGGCAACCGGGGCGCCGGGCTGCGCCAGACGAAGCCCAGCAACCGGCTGGCGGTGGAGAACCTGACCAGCGCGGAGAACGCGAGCACCGACGCGCACGGCAGCGCGACCGCGCAGGCCGAGCCCGGCGGGTCGGGCGGGTCGGGCTCGGAGCAGGGGGAGGGGCAGGAGCAGAGCGGCGAGCAGGCCGGCGCGGTCGAGGAGCCCAAGGGCCCGCTGGCGGTGCTGGAGTCGCTGGTCGGTCTGGAGGGCGTCAAGGAGCAGGTGGCCACCCTGGTCAACCTCAACAAGCTGGCCAAGCGCCGCGAGCAGGCCGGGATGCCGGCCCTGCCGATGAGCCGGCACCTGATCTTCGCCGGGCCGCCCGGTACTGGCAAGACCACGGTGGCCCGGCTCTACGGCGCCGTGCTGGCCGAACTCGGCGTGCTGCGCAGCGGCCACCTCACCGAGGTGGCCCGGGTCGACCTGGTGGCCGCGATCATCGGCGGCACGGCGATCAAGACCACCGAGGTCTTCATGCAGGCGCTGGGCGGCGTGCTCTTCATCGACGAGGCGTACGCGCTGTCGGCCGGCTCCAACGGCGGCAGCGGACCGGACTTCGGCCGGGAGGCGATCGACACCCTGGTCAAGCTGATGGAGGACCACCGCGACGACATCGTGGTCGTGGTGGCCGGCTACTCCGAGGAGATGCAGGGCTTCCTGTCCTCCAACCCGGGCCTGGCCTCGCGCTTCAGCCGCACCGTCGAGTTCCAGAACTACGCGCCGGCCGAGCTGACCACCATCGTGGAGCGGGCAGCCGACGCGCACGGCTACGAACTGGCCGACGGCACCCGCGACGCGCTGGCCGAGCTCTTCGAACGGATGCCCAAGGGCGCCGACTTCGGCAACGGCCGGGCCGCCCGCAAGGTCTTCGAGGAGATGGTCGACCGGCAGGCCTCCCGGCTGGCGCAGGTCGCGGAGCTGGGCGACGCGGACCTCGCGGTGCTGATGCCGCAGGACGTCGGCGCGGAGGCCGCCGCCGCCGTGGCCGCCGCGCTCGCCGAGCTGGCGGGCGAGGCGCCGGCCGCGGCCCGCACCGAACTGCTCGACGAGCTGCGCTCGATGGTCGGCCTGCCCGCCGCCAAGGAGCAGGTGGAGGACCTGGTCAACCTGATCAAGCAGGTGCGCCGGCGCGAGGAGGCCGGCCTGCCGACCGCCAAGATCAGCCACCACCTGGTCTTCGCGGGCCCGCCCGGCACCGGCAAGACCACGGTGGCCCGGCTCTACGGCCGGCTGCTGGCCGAGCTCGGCGTGCTGCCGGGCGGCCAGTTGATCGAGACCGCCCGGTCCGACCTGGTCGGCCGCTTCGTCGGCCACACCGCGCAGCTCACCAAGGAGGCCTTCGAACGGGCCCGCGGCGGCGTGCTCTTCATCGACGAGGCGTACACCCTCACCCCGCGCGGCGGCAGCGGCAACGACTTCGGCCAGGAGGCCGTGGACACGCTGATGAAGCTGATGGAGGACCACCGCGACGAGGTCGTGGTGATCGTCGCCGGGTACGAGGAGGAGATGCAGGGCTTCCTGGCCTCCAACCCCGGCCTGGCCTCGCGCTTCTCCCGCCAGATCGCCTTCGAGCACTACGCGGACGACGAGTTGGTGACGATCGTGCGACTGCAGGCCGAGTCGGCCGGTTACGTCTGCGCGCCCGAGACGCTGGCGGCGCTGCACACGCTCTTCGGGGAGCTCCCGCGCGACCGCACGTTCGGCAACGGCCGCACGGCCCGGCAGACCCTGGAGAGCATGATCACCCGGCAGGCCGGGCGGCTCAGCAGGCTGGAGATCGACGACCTGTCCGAGCTCAGCCTGCTGCTCCCGCAGGACATCCCGGTGCAGCGCACGGGCAGTGCGGCATGA